The following proteins are co-located in the Legionella busanensis genome:
- a CDS encoding AAA family ATPase yields the protein MTQLYFIGGASGSGKTAVMPYLKEILRDNIAVYDFDDIGVPENADKKWRQESTERWIKKLLNEGKDACLLGQIVLGEILSSPSARQIDKINFCLLDVSDFERIQRLKKRNTYGADQNMLNWSAWLRMHHQDPTWAVHVIQESAASMMDFSRFNQLENYSHLDNILILDTTALALKEVAWKIADWIKNIETANCNMGVLDKN from the coding sequence ATGACTCAATTATATTTTATAGGTGGTGCCAGTGGCAGTGGTAAAACAGCTGTAATGCCATATCTAAAAGAAATTTTAAGAGATAATATTGCTGTTTATGATTTTGATGATATTGGTGTTCCTGAGAATGCTGATAAAAAATGGCGTCAGGAATCAACTGAGAGATGGATCAAAAAATTACTAAATGAAGGCAAAGATGCTTGTTTGCTAGGACAAATCGTTTTAGGTGAAATTCTAAGTAGCCCTTCTGCCAGGCAGATTGATAAAATTAACTTTTGTCTTCTAGATGTCAGTGATTTTGAGCGTATTCAACGTCTTAAAAAGCGCAACACCTATGGCGCAGATCAGAATATGCTTAACTGGTCTGCGTGGCTTCGTATGCATCATCAAGACCCAACATGGGCTGTACATGTTATTCAAGAATCTGCGGCAAGTATGATGGATTTTAGTCGATTTAATCAGCTAGAAAATTATAGTCACTTAGATAATATTCTGATTCTTGATACAACAGCTCTCGCTTTAAAAGAAGTTGCTTGGAAAATAGCGGATTGGATAAAGAATATAGAAACAGCCAACTGTAATATGGGTGTACTTGATAAAAACTAG
- a CDS encoding phosphotransferase, producing MDSLISFYKKQFGLQHATFIRIEHNDTMVAIVYKVIVPSSLPLILKISTRPGDYYREVYFLNYLANKLPVPRLLDSSAPSESAYGAVLMECLSGDLLILSNFSNMAYQVGVLLAKIHANRVDGYGDLIHPPLSSNPCSDLIFKFEEGLAECANHLPQALLERCRHYINERLYILTDADGPCITHRDFRPGNIIVENNKISGIIDWASGRASFAEEDFYSLEHARCFSSLKAKQLFLQGYASVRPLPDYDKMLPILSLSKVIGMIGFMVKTGTWNTSHKKLYQYNYQLLEQIMTTNKGYGF from the coding sequence ATGGATTCATTGATTAGTTTTTATAAAAAACAATTTGGTCTGCAGCATGCGACATTCATTCGTATTGAGCATAATGATACAATGGTTGCCATTGTTTATAAAGTTATAGTGCCATCTAGTTTGCCACTTATTCTAAAAATAAGTACGCGCCCTGGTGACTATTATCGTGAAGTCTATTTTTTAAATTATCTCGCTAATAAATTACCTGTACCTCGTTTACTTGATAGCAGTGCACCTTCGGAGAGCGCTTACGGCGCAGTGTTAATGGAATGCTTATCTGGTGATCTACTTATACTATCTAATTTCTCAAATATGGCTTATCAAGTTGGCGTACTATTAGCTAAGATTCATGCAAACCGTGTAGATGGCTATGGTGATTTAATTCATCCTCCTTTAAGTTCTAACCCATGCAGTGATTTAATATTTAAATTTGAAGAAGGATTAGCTGAATGTGCTAATCACTTACCACAAGCTTTACTTGAGCGCTGCCGTCATTATATTAATGAGCGACTTTATATACTTACAGACGCTGACGGGCCTTGTATCACGCATCGCGATTTTCGTCCTGGGAATATTATTGTTGAGAATAATAAGATAAGCGGAATTATTGATTGGGCTTCAGGGCGGGCTAGTTTTGCTGAGGAAGATTTTTACTCTTTAGAACATGCACGTTGTTTCTCTTCACTTAAGGCCAAACAATTATTTTTACAAGGCTATGCCAGCGTTCGGCCTCTACCTGATTATGATAAAATGTTGCCAATTTTAAGCTTAAGCAAGGTAATCGGTATGATTGGTTTTATGGTTAAAACAGGAACCTGGAACACAAGCCATAAAAAATTATATCAATATAATTACCAGCTTCTTGAACAGATAATGACTACCAATAAGGGTTATGGCTTCTAG